In Metopolophium dirhodum isolate CAU chromosome 9, ASM1992520v1, whole genome shotgun sequence, the genomic window tttataataacatatttaaagcaatatattttttattattaggaggaaACGATTACCAGACTGTCGTTGGAATATATCAGAAGTGACCCATATAAAATAAGGAGCTGAGGATGGAAGTTACCACATTATTCacaggcaataaaaaatatctcgcttttataataacatatttaaagcaatatattttttattattaggaggaaACTGTTACCAGACCGATGTTGGAAAATATGAACGAGAAAACTCATGAAAATATCAGAAGTGACCCGAAGAAGAAGGTTACCACATTATTCacaggcaataaaaaatatctcgcttttataaaaacatatttaaagcaatatattttttattattaggaggaaACATTTACCAGACTGATGCTGGAGAATATGTACGAGAAAACCCTTGAAAATATCAGAAGGTGACCCAAATTAGACAGGAAGCTGAAGAAGGAGATTTCAACATTCCTCgcaggcaataaaaaatatctcgcttttataataacatatttatagcaatatattttttattattaggaggaaACGATTACCAGACTGTCGTTGGAATATATCAGAAGTGACCCATATAAAATAAGGAGCTGAGGATGGAAGTTACCACATTTTTCacaggcaataaaaaatatctcgcttttataataacatatttaaagcaatatattttttattattaggaggaaACTGTTACCAGACCGATGTTGGAGAATATGTACGAGAAAACCCTTGAAAATATCAGAAGGTGACCCAAATGAGACAGGAAGCTGAAGAAGGAGATTTCAACATTCCTCgcaggcaataaaaaatatctcgcttttataataacatatttaaagcaatatattttttattattaggaggaaACATGTACCAGCCTGATGGAAAATATGAACGAGAAAACTCATGAAAATATCAGAAGTGGCCCGAAGAAGGAGGTTGCAAAATTACTCacaggcaataaaaaatatctcgcttttataataacatatttaaagcaatatattttttattattaggaggaaACGATTACCAGACTGTTGATGGAATATATCAGAAGTGACCCATATAAAATAAGGAGCTGAGGATGGAAGTTACCACATTATTCacaggcaataaaaaatatctcgcttttataataacatatttaaagcaatatattttttattattaggaggaaACGATTACCAGACTGTCGTTGGAATATATCAGAAGTGACCCATATAAAATAAGGAGCTGAGGATGGAAGTTACCACATTTTTCacaggcaataaaaaatatctcgcttttataataacatatttaaagcaatatattttttattattaggaggaaACGTTTACCAATCTGATGATGGAAAATATGAACGAGAAAACTCATGAAAATATCAGAAGTGACCCGAAGAAGGTTACCACATTATTCacaggcaataaaaaatatctcgcttttataataacatattcaaagcaatatattttttattattaggaggaaACATGTACCAGACTGATGGAAAATATGAACGAGAAAACTCATGAAAATATCAGATGTGACCCGAAGAAGGAGGTTACCACATTATTCaaaggcaataaaaaatatctcgcttttattataacatatttaaagcaatatattttttattattaggaggaaACGATTACCAGACTGTCGTTGGAATATATCAGAAGTGACCCATATAAAATAAGAAGCTGAGGATGGAAGTTACCACATTTTTCacaggcaataaaaaatatctcgcttttataataacatatttaaagcaatatattttttattattaggaggaaACTGTTACCAGACCGATGTTGGAAAATATGAACGAGAAAACTCATGAAAATATCAGAAGTGACCCGAAGAAGAAGGTTACCACATTATTCacaggcaataaaaaatatctcgcttttataaaaacatatttaaagcaatatattttttattattaggaggaaACATTTACCAGACTGATGCTGGAGAATATGTACGAGAAAACCCTTGAAAATATCAGAAGGTGACCCAAATTAGACAGGAAGCTGAAGAAGGAGATTTCAACATTCCTCgcaggcaataaaaaatatctcgcttttataataacatatttaaagcaatatatttttttttattaggaggAAACGTTTACCAAACTGATGTTGGAAAATATGAACgagaaaatattagaaatgaCCCGAAgaagttgtaatttaattactttccAACCTTCTTCACCTTCTTGGACGCATGCTACCACGCTGTTTCTATCGCAACTTCACCTGCACTTGTTATCCAGCCTAGAGCCTGCTGTTTTTGACTTCAATTTTGCAGTTTTCGACTTCGCTTCAATCGTGTGAGTACCTACTGCGCTTTTTCTTCACGTGGTTATCAATTCTCCATCTTGGCAAAATCGTTTCTAACTTCAACTTGTTGGGTGCGGTGCTGGCTACCTACCTTGCTCCTTAACTCTTACCGAGGTGGTTGTATATTGCCTTACTGCTACGCCCGCCTTGCCCGCGCAACAACACTCATTTAGTTGCCTATCTCTTTCGCCTGTTGTTACTTACGTCCACGTCGCAACTCCTCAATAGTCACCTCTCAAACAAATATGCCTACATCTCAAAAAACAACTCCATTATCCAAATTGGGCACCACCGCTACAACTCCTAATACTCGTAGTAACTCGTCGTCTGCTCCGCTACCACCATCTCCTTCTAACAGTGACTTGATGACCGCTATTCTGATTATTCAAACCTTTCAATCAACGCAATTCGAAGAACTTCGCGGCTGCCTCACTAAACTTACTCATGATGTTTCTCACCTCCAGAAAGAAAACAATTCCCTTCGCGCTGAGCTCTCCTCTCTCAAAACTAAATTCGACAACCTTGATGTCGGATCCACCACCCCAACATCGACCGCCTTCGCTGCTCAGCTGCTTCGCGAAAACTCTGAGAGCAATAAATGCGCTTTCAATGCAATTCTCTACGGTATTACTGAATCACGCTCTGCTTCTGCTGCGCTAAGAATTGCTGACGACAACATCGAGGTGTCTCGAGTTCTGGAATCCATTTCTCTACCAGTGTCCAATAACTTTAAGCTATTTCGTTTGGGTGGTCCCAGTTCGCGCAAACCAAGGCctctgaaaatgattttttctaCCAAAGACGAAGCCGCCAGTCTTCTCCGTAGTTACCGCTTGGCGATTAATACTGGCCTAGAGTTATCTGACAACCTTCGCATAGTCCGTGACAAGACAACTCTCGAGCGACAACTACTCTGCTCATCCCACGCCGAATTAGAACTTCGTCAACAATCCGGGGAATCAGACCTTTGTATCTCTTACATAAATGGTATTCCCTCTGTTGTCAAATCCAAGCCAAAAAACTAACTGATTGCCGCCCTGCCTTATCTCACCAGTTACCTGCTTACTTATCTCCCTCATGCTCAAGACTCCATTCTTcttttactaataattgttctaattgttataatagttttatttcttaTGATAACTTTGTTAATGAATTTatgtcttttaaaaaaaaaaatgtctctacCCCACCTTTATTATGTAACAGCAACATTATTCATATGTCTAATTTAAACATCTACTACCAGAATGTTGGTGGTCTTAGGACTAAGTTGGTTAATCTTAGGAGCTCCCTTCCCTTAATTCTCTCTTACGATATTCTTATCCTCACCGAAACTTGGCTAGTCTCCGACATTTTTGATTCCGAGCTTGGCCTATTTGGCTTTCACATTTTTAGACTTGACCGGTACATTGAAAATAGCCCCCACTCTCGGGGAGGTGGAGTATTCATCGCCATCAAACCCAAATTCAACCCCCTCCCTGTGGCCTTAAACGTAAATAATGTAGAGCAACTATTTGTTACAATCACTCTTAACTCAACCTCTATACTAATAGGATCCACTTATCTTCCACCGCTCTCCCCACTCTCTATAGTTGAATTGCACCTATCTAGCGTCGAACATCTAGTAACGACACTCAAgcctaatactattatattatgtggtgaTTATAACATACCTCAGGTTTCATGGTCGTCCGACAATCTTGGTCTCACTGCTTCTGGTTGCTCATCTCCTTCATCTAATGCAATTGCCGACTCTTTTTCCTTCTTAAACTTCTTCCAACACAACTACTGTTTCAATAGCAGGGGCGGCACTCTAGACCTAGTCTTTTCTAATTCTAGCAAAGTATCAGTTGTTAGAGCTCATACTTCCGTCCTTGCCCCGGACACTTACCACCCTCCCTTGTTCATTAGTCTATCTCTCAATGCCGAACCCATTGCTCAAGCATCCCACTCATTTTACGACTTAAAAACTGGTGATTACACCTCCATATCTCACTTCCTCAACTCTTTTAATTGGAAGTCTACTTTCTCTGCTTACTCAATTAACGATGCCGCATCCGTTTTTAATGACGCCCTTCTTACTTCAATCGATAAGTTTATCCCActcaaattgtttaaaacacCTAAATTTCCTCGCTGGGTTTCCCCATTACTCAAAAACATGATTATAACCAAGAAACGTGCTCACATAACCTTCAAACGTTCCAACCTTGCTCATGACTATACAATATTCTCTCAACTGCGCGCCAAATGTAAACGTCAGTCCAAATTTGATTATTCTCTTTATATCAAAAAAACCGAAAATGCCATCTCAACCAATCCTTCTCACTTCTGGAAATTTACTAAAGATTTAAAATCTAACCCTCCAATCCTGTTGATTCAGCAAATCTATTCTCTAAATATTTCCTATCCGTTTTC contains:
- the LOC132951741 gene encoding uncharacterized protein LOC132951741 isoform X3, producing MKISDVTRRRRLPHYSKEETFTKLMLENMNEKILEMTRRSCNLITFQPSSPSWTHATTLFLSQLHLHLLSSLEPAVFDFNFAVFDFASIEETFTRLMLENMNKKTHENIRSGQRRRLPHYSQEETFTRLMENMNKKTHENIRNDPKKKVTTLFTGNKKYLAFIITYLKQYIFYY